One part of the Prosthecobacter debontii genome encodes these proteins:
- a CDS encoding LamG-like jellyroll fold domain-containing protein — MSESSTDLEVLIQRYLEDALTEAEAADLLALLQKTEPGAHELSQRLLQHLSMDAMLRESKAAMASVPELLPLPPLHKTKPRARFSLSTLASVAALAACIALGLNWLLVTEESRTEDDEATTNAVAVLARAVNLEWESAPHAPGSPLTPGWLRLRSGLAQIEFYQGARVTLEGPAAFRLVSSSEAFCSAGRLSAHVPPQAKGFRIDTPRGAIVDLGTDFGLDMNSPSAELHVFKGEVELHASGLPMKPLREGQAITLDQANRPLTASQAAFASLGQVDERTAESQREAFENWLVQSPLWNSDPSLLIRFDFQDRSDTRSLRNHAQQASNVPAGSIVGCDWTEGRWPGKRALEFRNVSDRVRLIVPGEYPALTLSAWIRVHGLDRAFNSLFMIEGYEDGAVHWQITREGKLRLGIAGRGGKPSRDHDTPPLFTPERFGQWVHLATVIDPTAQQVRHYMNGDLVASVPIAHLFPVRLGMAELGNWNDDGRRDRVAIRHFSGAMDEFMLFSRVLSDKELGQLAQVK, encoded by the coding sequence ATGTCTGAATCCTCGACCGATCTTGAGGTGCTGATTCAACGCTACCTGGAGGACGCTCTGACCGAAGCGGAAGCTGCCGACTTGCTGGCGCTTTTGCAGAAAACCGAGCCTGGAGCCCATGAGTTGTCGCAGCGTTTGCTCCAGCATCTTTCGATGGATGCGATGTTGAGGGAATCCAAAGCTGCCATGGCTTCTGTGCCAGAGCTTCTGCCGCTCCCTCCCCTCCACAAAACGAAGCCCCGTGCTCGATTTAGCCTGAGCACGCTCGCCTCGGTGGCTGCGCTGGCCGCTTGTATTGCGCTGGGGCTTAACTGGCTCTTGGTCACTGAAGAAAGCCGTACTGAAGACGATGAGGCCACCACGAATGCCGTGGCTGTTCTGGCCCGTGCGGTGAATCTGGAATGGGAGAGCGCTCCTCATGCCCCGGGTAGCCCACTGACACCCGGATGGTTACGCTTGCGGTCAGGCTTGGCTCAGATTGAGTTTTATCAAGGAGCGCGAGTCACCTTGGAAGGCCCTGCCGCATTCAGGCTCGTTTCTTCCAGCGAGGCTTTTTGTTCGGCAGGTCGCCTCAGTGCCCATGTGCCGCCTCAAGCCAAGGGCTTTCGGATTGATACGCCCCGAGGTGCCATTGTCGACCTGGGCACGGATTTCGGGTTGGACATGAATTCACCTTCCGCCGAGTTGCACGTTTTCAAAGGGGAGGTGGAGTTGCATGCTTCGGGACTGCCGATGAAACCTTTGCGAGAGGGACAGGCCATCACGCTGGATCAAGCTAACCGCCCGTTGACCGCCAGTCAGGCCGCGTTTGCTTCCCTGGGACAGGTGGATGAACGCACCGCTGAATCGCAAAGAGAAGCATTTGAAAACTGGCTGGTGCAGAGCCCTCTGTGGAACTCAGATCCTTCGCTGCTCATTCGTTTCGACTTTCAGGATCGGAGCGACACACGATCCCTGCGCAATCACGCCCAACAGGCCTCGAATGTTCCCGCTGGCAGCATCGTGGGGTGCGATTGGACAGAGGGCCGCTGGCCTGGGAAGCGGGCCTTGGAATTTCGTAACGTCAGCGACCGTGTCCGGCTGATCGTGCCTGGAGAATACCCCGCGCTCACCCTGAGCGCCTGGATAAGGGTGCATGGCCTTGACCGTGCGTTCAACTCGCTCTTCATGATCGAAGGTTATGAAGACGGAGCCGTGCACTGGCAGATCACTCGGGAAGGCAAGCTACGGCTGGGCATCGCCGGTCGTGGAGGAAAACCCTCACGAGACCATGATACACCGCCTTTATTCACGCCCGAACGTTTTGGCCAATGGGTGCATCTGGCCACCGTCATCGATCCGACAGCTCAGCAAGTGAGGCACTACATGAACGGCGATCTCGTCGCCTCCGTGCCTATCGCTCATTTGTTTCCCGTGCGCCTCGGTATGGCCGAATTAGGAAACTGGAACGACGACGGCCGCCGCGACCGCGTGGCCATCCGTCACTTTAGCGGAGCCATGGATGAGTTCATGCTCTTCTCGCGCGTTTTATCCGACAAGGAGTTAGGCCAACTCGCGCAAGTGAAGTAG
- a CDS encoding RNA polymerase sigma factor has product MNRHETQAAQIFLAHHDFVKGVALKYAPWPGLMEDITQQVFLEFMAKEERWDLEKDVRPLLATMTRHISMRLWRDRTRSRPEVVQKLADHIRQLAEESDLPPRYEEEIGVLRGCLQKLPDKSRELIQLYYYRDISTPEIAGQLDMKADTVCRALSRVRDKLRECIQRHIQQGGPAHV; this is encoded by the coding sequence ATGAATCGTCACGAAACCCAGGCCGCCCAGATTTTCCTTGCCCATCACGACTTCGTGAAAGGCGTGGCCCTAAAGTATGCGCCATGGCCGGGCTTGATGGAAGACATCACCCAGCAGGTGTTTCTGGAGTTCATGGCCAAGGAAGAGCGCTGGGATCTGGAAAAAGATGTCCGCCCCCTGCTGGCCACCATGACCCGCCACATCTCCATGCGACTATGGAGAGATCGCACTCGCTCACGACCTGAGGTGGTGCAGAAGCTGGCGGATCATATCCGGCAATTGGCAGAAGAAAGCGACCTGCCGCCTCGCTACGAGGAGGAGATCGGCGTGCTGCGTGGCTGCCTGCAAAAACTTCCCGACAAAAGCCGTGAACTCATTCAACTCTATTATTACCGCGACATCTCAACTCCTGAGATCGCAGGCCAACTCGACATGAAAGCGGACACCGTCTGCCGTGCGCTTTCACGTGTGAGAGATAAACTCAGGGAATGTATCCAGCGGCACATTCAACAAGGAGGTCCAGCCCATGTCTGA
- the lepB gene encoding signal peptidase I — MFFLTPRYLKHAKLLHKGVSRFINYKRDLLPAAKLQEIEGLRLELEQAMKRRDREALTALNEKINRVCEKALPEAAPSEIADNVEVFFVAIVIALGIRGYITQPFQIPTGSMQPTLNGRTAEATEEDPRPGLLGYLGTFLTSTRHIYAVSDYSGRLRQKDPVTEHQFLIFMPYSRLHFEDGHTIKIMAPMRQLTEELGLAANLRAPKIVTGNETPDMKQTSTIGGGIYVQKGQLLASGIVHNGDHVLVDKVSYHFRTPKRGEVFVFTTKHIRGIEDQSSFDPRWGSQHYIKRLAGVPGDTLDVKSPKLLINGQEAQEQGFQKVMQGTYENPVDGYRGYSDPRMFAGLGITHIELKDEQYFAMGDNSYNSSDSRSWGHVPERNLVGPALFCYWPLTKHWGTIK; from the coding sequence ATGTTTTTCCTCACTCCCCGCTATTTGAAGCACGCCAAGCTGCTGCATAAGGGCGTCAGCCGATTTATCAATTACAAGCGGGATTTATTACCCGCAGCGAAGCTCCAGGAAATCGAAGGGCTGCGCCTTGAATTGGAGCAAGCCATGAAGCGGCGGGATCGGGAGGCCCTGACGGCTCTTAATGAAAAGATCAACCGAGTGTGTGAAAAAGCTCTGCCTGAGGCAGCTCCGAGTGAGATCGCAGACAATGTCGAGGTGTTTTTCGTCGCCATCGTCATCGCTCTCGGCATCCGCGGTTACATTACCCAACCTTTCCAGATTCCCACCGGCTCCATGCAGCCGACGCTGAATGGACGAACCGCTGAGGCCACTGAGGAAGATCCTCGGCCCGGTCTGTTGGGCTACCTGGGCACCTTCCTCACCAGCACCCGCCATATTTATGCCGTGTCTGATTATTCAGGACGCCTGCGCCAAAAAGATCCGGTCACTGAGCATCAGTTTCTGATCTTTATGCCCTACAGCCGACTTCATTTTGAAGATGGGCACACCATCAAGATCATGGCCCCCATGCGTCAGTTGACGGAAGAGTTGGGCTTAGCTGCCAATCTGCGTGCACCGAAGATCGTAACGGGTAATGAAACCCCGGACATGAAACAAACTTCGACCATCGGCGGTGGCATTTATGTGCAGAAAGGGCAACTGCTCGCTTCAGGCATCGTCCACAACGGCGACCATGTGTTGGTCGATAAAGTCTCCTATCATTTTCGCACCCCGAAACGCGGTGAGGTGTTTGTCTTCACCACCAAGCACATCCGTGGCATTGAGGATCAAAGCAGCTTCGATCCTCGCTGGGGCTCCCAGCACTACATCAAGCGGCTCGCCGGTGTGCCTGGAGACACCTTGGATGTGAAATCCCCCAAGCTGTTGATCAATGGCCAGGAAGCTCAGGAACAGGGCTTTCAAAAAGTGATGCAGGGCACGTATGAGAACCCCGTGGATGGTTACCGCGGCTACTCCGATCCGCGGATGTTTGCGGGACTGGGCATCACTCACATCGAGTTGAAAGACGAACAATATTTCGCCATGGGAGATAACAGCTACAACAGTAGCGATTCCCGCTCCTGGGGGCATGTTCCTGAGCGGAATCTCGTGGGGCCAGCTTTGTTCTGCTATTGGCCGCTAACCAAGCATTGGGGCACGATCAAGTAG
- a CDS encoding serine/threonine-protein kinase: MAERYKIYDKLGAGGVGAVYRAYDNELKRWVAIKRLMSASDEKGDQNLATELRREADALASLRNPNIVTIFDVASDAEGLFMVMELLEGEDLADVVARGPLHYDDFKELASQTLEGLLAAHERHILHRDIKPENIKVERLPGGRMQSKIIDFGLARAGMKARKQTEDQEGSVMGSIFYMAPEQLTRAPVDVRTDLYALGCVFYEALSGKKAFDGESLNDVIDKHINHDIVPLNLVAPHVPPWLGAWVLRLMALNPEDRPATAQQAIEEFRAWEKMSAAPPMMPWMPPSHGQQGGAYTQPMYPTGSLTTSTVPVQSGYYQPPAAEVYAQPVLEVIPDAEPIVEIAAYTTPLARQSPTVQPARTGVQPARTGQIKRTASTRVHALSHRDEVPSGGPNIKLFAVIGGLVVLILVAAWFIFGGKGDPSSGGAASDSLLGSTGQPEVTFKLPEDRIVPPVDSDLCLHLIAGVGCLDPEGQIAGPSKEVIEWHDLATRGDDNFLRAYDKSADYAPRRIFWPPTKGGFGAKANRSVLDFHPREGRPIAMALTDLADAKGLFPFGEIVPPKGDPGLTLAVVFQADESRLPMRVFTLFGEDDISVSLRIDKDRRMIAEFRNGPSLGTITSRDVNPTLPCTAVFTWDKATGATEFRVKDAPGKVFQVKGKTRPPTKPLTRLQLGKVVDANHSDAPSSEQFSGYLAEVIVYASQLKLDQVQLVESQILRDHYMQGPPPAAPKK, translated from the coding sequence ATGGCGGAACGATACAAGATCTATGACAAGCTCGGCGCCGGTGGCGTAGGGGCGGTTTACCGTGCTTACGACAACGAACTTAAGCGCTGGGTCGCTATCAAACGCCTGATGTCGGCATCGGACGAGAAAGGCGATCAAAACCTAGCCACCGAGCTGCGGCGAGAAGCCGATGCGCTGGCGTCACTCCGTAACCCCAACATCGTCACGATCTTCGACGTCGCCAGCGATGCTGAGGGCCTTTTCATGGTGATGGAGTTGCTGGAAGGCGAAGATCTGGCTGATGTGGTGGCCCGCGGTCCGCTTCATTACGATGATTTTAAGGAACTCGCCTCCCAGACACTCGAAGGTCTGCTGGCTGCCCATGAGCGCCACATTTTACACCGGGATATCAAACCGGAAAACATCAAGGTGGAGCGCCTGCCAGGCGGGCGTATGCAGTCCAAGATCATCGATTTTGGCCTAGCTCGCGCCGGGATGAAAGCCCGCAAGCAGACGGAGGATCAGGAAGGCTCCGTGATGGGATCCATCTTTTACATGGCACCTGAGCAGCTCACCCGGGCCCCGGTGGACGTGCGCACGGATCTTTATGCGCTCGGCTGTGTGTTCTACGAGGCGCTTTCAGGCAAGAAAGCCTTCGATGGGGAATCTCTCAACGACGTCATCGATAAGCACATCAATCACGACATTGTGCCGTTGAATTTGGTGGCTCCGCATGTGCCACCGTGGCTCGGAGCCTGGGTCTTGAGGCTCATGGCCTTGAATCCCGAAGATCGTCCGGCCACAGCTCAGCAAGCCATCGAGGAATTTCGTGCCTGGGAAAAGATGTCGGCTGCTCCGCCGATGATGCCCTGGATGCCGCCTAGCCACGGCCAGCAAGGTGGAGCCTATACGCAGCCCATGTATCCCACGGGCAGCCTCACGACAAGCACAGTGCCGGTTCAGTCGGGCTACTACCAGCCTCCCGCAGCGGAAGTCTATGCGCAGCCTGTGCTGGAAGTCATTCCAGATGCTGAGCCTATCGTTGAGATCGCGGCTTACACCACCCCCTTGGCCCGGCAGTCGCCTACTGTCCAGCCCGCGAGGACAGGCGTCCAGCCCGCGAGGACAGGCCAGATCAAACGCACAGCTTCAACACGTGTGCACGCCCTGAGTCATCGGGATGAAGTGCCCAGCGGAGGTCCGAACATCAAACTCTTTGCCGTTATCGGCGGACTTGTGGTGCTTATCCTTGTCGCCGCTTGGTTTATTTTTGGTGGCAAAGGGGATCCATCCAGTGGTGGTGCAGCCTCAGATTCTCTGCTGGGGAGTACGGGTCAGCCCGAGGTCACCTTCAAGCTGCCTGAAGACCGCATCGTGCCGCCCGTGGATAGCGACCTCTGCCTGCACTTGATCGCCGGAGTCGGCTGTCTTGATCCTGAAGGTCAAATTGCAGGCCCCAGTAAGGAAGTGATTGAGTGGCATGATCTGGCCACGAGGGGCGACGACAACTTCCTGCGTGCCTACGATAAAAGTGCCGACTATGCCCCACGACGTATCTTTTGGCCCCCGACCAAAGGTGGCTTCGGGGCCAAGGCCAACCGCAGTGTGCTCGATTTCCACCCCCGTGAAGGCCGTCCAATCGCCATGGCGCTAACGGATCTTGCCGACGCCAAGGGGCTATTCCCATTTGGAGAAATCGTGCCTCCAAAGGGTGACCCCGGCCTCACTCTGGCGGTGGTTTTCCAGGCCGATGAAAGCCGCCTGCCCATGCGTGTCTTCACCCTCTTTGGCGAAGACGACATTTCGGTGAGTCTGCGTATCGATAAAGATCGCCGAATGATCGCCGAGTTTCGCAATGGCCCCTCCCTGGGCACCATCACCAGTCGTGATGTGAATCCCACATTGCCCTGCACGGCGGTTTTCACCTGGGATAAAGCGACCGGAGCGACGGAATTTCGAGTCAAGGATGCCCCTGGCAAGGTCTTCCAGGTGAAAGGCAAGACTCGCCCGCCGACGAAACCCCTGACTCGTCTCCAGCTTGGTAAGGTCGTGGATGCCAATCACAGCGATGCTCCTTCGTCGGAGCAGTTCTCCGGCTATCTGGCGGAAGTCATTGTTTACGCCTCTCAGCTCAAACTCGATCAAGTTCAATTGGTCGAATCCCAAATTCTACGCGATCACTACATGCAAGGGCCTCCGCCCGCTGCACCCAAGAAATAG
- a CDS encoding PhoH family protein, which translates to MSVETLTYESPQFLQKLTGHDLAGLKTIAEALHVQITSRDAWVRIEGEEAATSATKEVFSQLERVRRQGGEITPSMLRLIVESVLVEHHDGPADAIMNLKLVPSSRKPPVTVKTRGQIAYVQAMRDHEVVFGVGPAGTGKTYLAMAQGLHLLREKVVQRLVLTRPAVEAGEALGFLPGDLKEKIFPYLRPLYDALYDMLEPDEAERMIERGAIEIAPLAYMRGRTLKNAFIILDEAQNTTTEQMLMFLTRLGEGARCVITGDPSQVDLRRHVRSGLREAVEVLQGVEGVKFVSFLSKDIVRLPVVQRIIEAYDKHRSQA; encoded by the coding sequence ATGTCAGTCGAAACATTGACTTACGAGTCACCTCAATTTTTGCAAAAACTCACCGGACACGATCTCGCCGGTCTCAAGACCATCGCAGAAGCCCTCCATGTGCAAATCACCAGTCGAGACGCATGGGTGCGTATCGAAGGTGAAGAAGCCGCCACCTCGGCCACCAAGGAAGTCTTCTCCCAACTTGAACGTGTGCGGCGCCAAGGGGGGGAAATCACCCCCTCAATGCTACGGCTTATCGTTGAAAGCGTTCTGGTTGAGCATCATGACGGTCCTGCCGATGCCATTATGAATCTGAAGCTGGTGCCTTCCTCGCGGAAACCGCCCGTGACGGTCAAGACTCGCGGTCAGATCGCCTATGTTCAGGCCATGCGGGATCACGAGGTGGTCTTTGGCGTCGGGCCAGCCGGCACCGGGAAGACCTACCTGGCCATGGCGCAAGGTCTCCATCTGCTACGCGAGAAGGTGGTGCAGCGGCTCGTTCTCACCCGCCCTGCGGTGGAGGCCGGAGAAGCCTTGGGCTTCCTGCCTGGCGATCTCAAAGAGAAGATCTTTCCTTACCTCCGTCCGCTTTATGACGCGCTCTACGATATGCTGGAGCCTGATGAAGCAGAGCGGATGATCGAACGAGGAGCTATTGAAATCGCCCCCCTTGCTTACATGCGAGGACGCACACTCAAAAATGCCTTCATCATCCTGGATGAAGCCCAGAACACCACCACTGAACAGATGCTCATGTTCCTGACTCGACTCGGTGAAGGTGCGCGCTGCGTCATCACCGGGGATCCCTCGCAGGTGGACCTGAGACGTCATGTGCGCTCGGGTCTGCGTGAGGCCGTGGAAGTGCTTCAGGGAGTCGAAGGCGTAAAGTTTGTGAGCTTCCTGTCGAAAGACATCGTCCGCCTCCCGGTCGTGCAAAGAATCATCGAAGCCTACGATAAGCACCGTTCTCAAGCTTGA
- a CDS encoding HD family phosphohydrolase — translation MFDSIRRAKLQRAGLSCGKRRLKHQEGDLVDELRTHPAATVAVYAAFFLVLGLLMKMGAAVIPGTVTPQPIAYICMAAIASALVVHLRVALREDVEDNAELALVLGTILLQMAANVAMLDYGNQQSWTGALLVVAMPHAFAPLVLSVILGRRMGLFAAIYSTLLGSMVCVAVNPITYLASSSLIGFLVVLFTKRVRRRNRLFMSGLYIGGVASLFSLLLYEASGTGLGAVSVGRMLGVPLATGMITGLLVGGLLPVIESIFGVTTEISWLELADLNHPLMKRLSIEAPGTYHHSLVVANLSEAAAEAIGANAAMTRVCAYFHDIGKLTKPEYFIENMDPSDNPHDDLTARMSALILIAHVKDGVDLAIKHKLNVSIIDVIEQHHGTSLAWYFYKRALEQKAEMIRLVEQGKSKEDDVPQVSEGVFRYPGPTPQFKESAIISLADAVESASRTLEKPNASRIEALVDDLVMDRMKDGQLDECDLTIADLAKVKASFVKTLLSMMHSRIKYQKAAETSNVSTNLIPKEGSSTPAPAVHDGNTLVMDSPYATGDKKRQGRKPPSAA, via the coding sequence ATGTTCGATTCCATTCGCCGGGCAAAATTGCAAAGAGCGGGGCTTTCCTGTGGGAAACGACGGCTCAAGCATCAAGAGGGAGATCTGGTGGATGAATTACGGACTCATCCCGCGGCGACCGTGGCGGTTTATGCCGCGTTTTTCCTCGTGCTGGGTTTGTTGATGAAAATGGGGGCAGCCGTGATTCCGGGCACCGTTACTCCACAGCCAATCGCCTACATCTGCATGGCGGCCATCGCTTCGGCCTTGGTCGTTCATCTGCGGGTGGCCTTACGTGAAGATGTGGAGGACAATGCGGAGCTAGCGCTGGTGCTTGGCACCATTCTCCTCCAGATGGCGGCCAACGTGGCGATGCTGGACTACGGTAACCAGCAGAGTTGGACAGGGGCGCTCTTAGTTGTGGCCATGCCACACGCCTTTGCACCGCTGGTGCTGTCCGTGATTCTGGGCCGCCGCATGGGGCTTTTTGCCGCGATCTACTCCACGCTACTGGGCTCGATGGTCTGCGTCGCCGTGAATCCCATCACTTATCTTGCGAGTTCATCGCTGATCGGTTTCTTGGTGGTGCTTTTCACCAAACGTGTTCGCCGCCGTAACCGCCTGTTCATGTCCGGCCTTTACATCGGTGGAGTCGCCTCGCTTTTTTCATTGCTGCTCTATGAGGCCTCCGGCACCGGGCTCGGGGCTGTCTCAGTGGGCCGCATGCTAGGTGTGCCTTTGGCCACAGGCATGATCACCGGCTTGCTCGTCGGGGGCTTGCTGCCTGTGATCGAGAGTATTTTCGGCGTCACCACTGAGATCTCCTGGCTGGAACTTGCGGATCTGAACCACCCGTTGATGAAACGCCTCAGCATCGAGGCTCCCGGCACCTATCACCACAGCCTCGTCGTGGCCAATCTTTCTGAAGCCGCCGCCGAAGCCATCGGTGCCAATGCCGCGATGACTCGCGTTTGCGCTTATTTCCATGACATTGGCAAGCTCACCAAGCCAGAGTATTTCATCGAGAACATGGATCCGTCGGATAATCCGCACGATGATCTGACGGCGCGGATGAGCGCCCTGATCTTAATCGCCCATGTCAAAGACGGCGTTGATTTGGCCATTAAGCACAAGCTCAATGTCAGCATCATCGATGTCATCGAGCAGCACCACGGCACCTCCTTGGCCTGGTATTTTTACAAGCGTGCCCTTGAGCAAAAAGCCGAAATGATTCGTCTGGTGGAACAGGGTAAATCCAAAGAAGACGATGTGCCTCAGGTGAGTGAAGGCGTCTTCCGTTATCCTGGCCCAACACCACAGTTCAAAGAATCCGCCATCATCTCTCTGGCAGATGCCGTTGAGAGCGCCTCTCGCACCTTGGAGAAACCCAATGCCTCTCGCATTGAAGCTCTGGTGGATGACTTGGTCATGGACCGCATGAAGGACGGCCAGCTTGATGAGTGCGACCTGACCATTGCCGATCTCGCCAAGGTCAAAGCCAGCTTTGTGAAGACCCTGCTGAGCATGATGCACAGCCGCATTAAATACCAAAAAGCAGCGGAAACCTCAAACGTCAGCACCAACCTCATTCCTAAAGAAGGCAGCTCGACGCCTGCCCCTGCGGTGCATGATGGCAACACACTGGTCATGGACTCTCCCTATGCAACTGGTGATAAAAAACGCCAGGGGCGCAAGCCGCCTTCTGCCGCCTAA
- the ybeY gene encoding rRNA maturation RNase YbeY, translating to MAKLSLYNRQKTHRPDLPWLRRIVKAAFPLCLAQTRSPDAPLHQLEEIEITIISDEAIAEVHAEFLDDPTPTDVITFHHGEILVSADTALRQGSEHGQALNHELALYMIHGLMHLGGWDDHEAEEAAEMAQRQQVVLESCLG from the coding sequence ATGGCCAAGCTATCCCTTTACAACCGCCAGAAAACTCATCGACCTGATCTGCCCTGGTTACGCCGCATCGTCAAAGCAGCTTTTCCTCTTTGCCTCGCTCAAACGAGATCTCCTGACGCCCCGCTGCACCAATTGGAAGAGATCGAGATCACCATCATCTCGGATGAAGCCATTGCTGAGGTTCATGCCGAGTTTCTCGATGATCCCACCCCTACGGATGTGATCACCTTTCATCATGGAGAGATCCTGGTCAGCGCAGATACGGCGCTTCGCCAAGGGAGTGAACATGGACAGGCATTGAATCATGAACTCGCCCTCTACATGATCCACGGCCTCATGCACCTCGGAGGTTGGGACGACCATGAAGCTGAAGAAGCCGCCGAGATGGCGCAAAGACAGCAGGTCGTGCTAGAGAGTTGTTTGGGATAA
- a CDS encoding thymidylate synthase: MNEYHRLLRKVLDHGSYREDRTGTGAYSVFGEQSRYDLQAGFPVVTTKKLHLRSIIHELLWFLKGDTNIRYLQENKVTIWDEWADESGDLGPVYGAQWRRWQGAPEAAPVDQITKLVEGIRKNPSSRRHIVSAWNVAVVDQMALPPCHCLFQFFVDQGKLSCQLYQRSADLFLGVPFNIASYALLTMMVAQVCDLEPGDFVHTFGDLHLYANHLEQAKLQLTREPRPLPVMKINPEVKDLFAFTYEDFTLEGYDPHPAIKAPIAV, translated from the coding sequence ATGAACGAATATCACCGCCTCCTCCGGAAAGTCCTCGACCACGGCAGCTACCGTGAAGATCGCACCGGCACAGGCGCCTATTCAGTCTTTGGTGAACAAAGCCGCTATGACCTCCAGGCGGGTTTTCCCGTCGTCACGACCAAAAAGCTCCATCTGCGTAGCATCATCCACGAGCTGCTTTGGTTCCTCAAAGGTGACACCAACATTCGTTACCTTCAGGAAAACAAAGTCACCATCTGGGATGAGTGGGCCGATGAAAGCGGTGATCTTGGTCCCGTCTATGGAGCCCAGTGGCGCCGTTGGCAGGGGGCACCGGAGGCCGCACCTGTGGACCAAATCACCAAGCTGGTGGAAGGCATCCGCAAAAACCCCTCGAGCCGGAGGCACATCGTCAGCGCCTGGAACGTCGCCGTGGTCGATCAGATGGCACTTCCTCCCTGCCATTGCCTGTTTCAGTTCTTTGTCGATCAGGGTAAATTAAGCTGCCAACTCTATCAGCGCAGTGCCGACCTCTTTCTTGGGGTGCCGTTCAACATCGCTAGTTATGCCTTGCTGACGATGATGGTCGCTCAGGTCTGCGATCTGGAACCCGGAGACTTCGTCCACACCTTTGGGGATTTGCATTTGTATGCCAACCACCTGGAGCAAGCTAAACTCCAACTCACCCGTGAGCCACGTCCTTTACCTGTGATGAAGATCAATCCTGAGGTCAAAGACCTCTTTGCCTTCACTTACGAGGACTTTACGCTGGAAGGCTACGACCCGCATCCGGCCATCAAGGCACCGATTGCGGTTTAA
- the ilvE gene encoding branched-chain-amino-acid transaminase, producing MATSNLLIYLDGKLVPESEAKVSVFDHGLLYGDGCFEGIRIYNGRVFRLTEHLVRLYESARSICLTIPISIEEMEKATVETVAANNLRDGYIRLVITRGVGSLGLNPYQCPKAGIIIIASGITLYAKEKYETGLNLITCATRRPTPAALSPQVKSLNYLNNIMAKIECIQAGCEEGIMLNEQGYVAECTGDNIFIIKKGQVYTPTIASGALDGITRQAVIEVMREMGLTVHEVTMTRHEIYTADECFLTGTAAEVIPAVQYDRRPIGDGKPGKLTLEIIQKFKALANSTGTPVPYSA from the coding sequence ATGGCCACCTCCAACCTGCTCATCTATCTCGACGGCAAACTCGTTCCTGAATCCGAGGCTAAGGTCTCGGTCTTCGATCACGGGCTGCTGTATGGTGATGGCTGCTTCGAGGGCATCCGCATTTACAACGGTCGCGTCTTTCGCCTGACAGAGCACCTGGTGCGTCTCTATGAAAGTGCCCGCTCCATCTGCCTCACCATCCCGATCTCCATCGAAGAAATGGAAAAGGCCACCGTGGAGACCGTGGCAGCTAACAATCTGCGCGATGGCTACATCCGCCTCGTCATCACCCGCGGTGTGGGTTCCCTGGGGTTGAACCCTTACCAGTGCCCAAAAGCAGGCATCATCATCATCGCCAGCGGCATCACACTCTATGCCAAAGAGAAGTATGAGACCGGTCTCAACCTGATCACCTGTGCCACCCGCCGTCCGACTCCGGCGGCCCTGAGCCCACAGGTGAAAAGCCTGAACTACCTGAACAACATCATGGCCAAGATCGAGTGCATCCAGGCCGGATGTGAAGAAGGCATCATGCTCAATGAACAGGGCTATGTGGCTGAGTGCACGGGCGATAACATCTTCATCATCAAGAAGGGGCAAGTTTACACCCCCACCATCGCCAGTGGCGCGCTGGATGGCATCACCCGTCAAGCCGTCATTGAGGTCATGCGCGAGATGGGCCTCACGGTCCACGAAGTGACCATGACCCGTCATGAGATCTACACAGCGGACGAGTGCTTCCTCACTGGCACCGCCGCTGAAGTCATCCCTGCCGTTCAATATGATCGCCGCCCTATCGGTGATGGCAAGCCAGGTAAGTTGACTTTGGAGATCATCCAGAAGTTCAAAGCTCTGGCAAACTCCACAGGCACCCCTGTCCCCTACTCTGCCTAA
- a CDS encoding DUF6941 family protein, whose product MTVQLATLCDSASDYSGKLCVLGAFDTLCAREFPVVHPHCALVIRLMFEPMDSGRHQFFIRCIDPSGQECLPALESVVDVSFPSNFVPFVTRNIVLNLQRLRIEKQGVYRWVLDLAGQSLATIPMRVTLFDESRSAIGPAG is encoded by the coding sequence ATGACAGTCCAGCTCGCTACCCTCTGCGACTCCGCTTCAGACTACTCCGGCAAGCTCTGCGTTCTCGGGGCCTTCGATACTCTCTGCGCCCGTGAGTTTCCCGTCGTGCACCCGCATTGCGCCCTGGTCATTCGGCTCATGTTCGAGCCCATGGATAGCGGCAGGCACCAGTTTTTCATTCGTTGCATCGATCCCTCCGGCCAGGAATGCCTGCCTGCGCTCGAGTCCGTGGTGGATGTCAGTTTCCCTTCGAATTTCGTGCCCTTCGTCACCCGTAACATCGTGCTGAATCTTCAACGTCTCCGCATTGAGAAACAGGGGGTTTACCGCTGGGTTTTAGATCTCGCCGGTCAGTCTCTGGCGACGATCCCGATGCGTGTCACCTTGTTTGATGAATCTCGCTCTGCCATCGGTCCGGCAGGTTAG